CTAATGTGTTCTTCAAGCATTAACCTATAATCCATTTGATACAATTGATCTCCAGATAAAATTAAGGCATATTCAAAATCATTACGTAAAAAATGATGCATACTTTGTCGTACAGCATCTGCAGTTCCTTGAAACCAAGATTGACTTTGAATTGTTTGTTCTGCAGCTAATACATCTACAAATGCAGAACTAAAAAAACTAAAATGGTAGGTGTTTTTAATATGTCTATTTAACGATGCCGAGTTAAATTGTGTTAACACATAAATTCTCTTTATTTCACTATTGATACAGTTACTAATAGGGATATCAACCAACCTATATTTACCTGCAATTGGTACTGCTGGTTTAGATCTTGATTCTGTCAAGGGGTAAAGTCTTGACCCTTGGCCACCTCCTAAAATAATTGATAATACCTTTTTGCTGTTCATATTTACTTTTTTAATGATTTATATAAATTGATATATGCCTTTGCAGAAGAATCCCAAGAGTGATCTATTTGCATAATTAAATTCCGAATTTTATTAAACTCCTTTTGATCGTCGTACAACTCCGTAGCTCGTTGCATTGTTTCAACTACTGTCTCCGTATTAAGCTGATGGTGTACGAAACCGAAACCGCCTCCCTCTACATCAATAACGGTATCTTTTAATCCACCTACACTATTAACTACAGGTATGGTTCCATATCGCAAGGCATACATTTGATTTAACCCACAAGGCTCAACACGCGATGGCATTAAAAGAAAATCAGCACCAGCGTAAATGATATGAGCTAGCCTTTCATCGTAACCGATATACGTACTGTAATCTCCTTTATATTTATAGGTAAGCATCTCTAAAGCACCTTCAATATCTTTTTGACCAGAACCTAATAATAAAATAGAAATGTCTAAATGATGTAAAGCCGCATCGAATATTTGCGGAAATAAATCTGCTCCTTTTTCACCAACCAACCGTCCTATAAATGAGAACAATGGTTTTTTAGGATCGAGACCAAACTCTTTACACAACCATTCTTTATTGGCTTTTCTACCAGTATCTAAGGTTTTTTGAGTGTAATTTTTTATAATATAGTTATCTGTCTCCGTATTCCAGACCTGAGTATCAATTCCATTTAAAATACCAACGCATTTAGCACTCTCATGACTCAATAAACTCTCTAATCCATTGGCATTACTTTTCAACTCTTCCATGTAACTTGGAGATACTGTCGTCACTTTCCAGGCACATTTAATAGCTGCTGCTAGCGGATTTATTTGATGATTCCAATCGATTAAACCTACTTGTGTAAAATCAAATTCAGGTATCATATATACTTTGTCATGTGAAAACCATCCTTGATACTGAGCATTATGTATGGTAGTAATGGTAGCGACAGTTTTTAGTTCGCTGTATTTATAACATTGATCCATCATAAAAGGAATTAACCCTGTATGATGATCATGACAATGTACCACATTTGGTCTTTTCTCTTTCTGTAAAACCCAATCTAACACGGCAATTTGAAAAGCTAAAAAACGTTCCGTATCATTAGGTGAATACACATAATCTTTAAACAATAATGTTGGTATATCAACTAAAAATAAGTCAAACCCCAAGTCATTATTTTCTAACATTAAGATATTAACATCTAAATCAAATACACCTAGTCTAACTTTAGAACTTGAAATGGTTTTAAATTTATTTGATTTTGTAAACGCGTTATCATAAAAGGGCATAACAACCTCACTGGTTACCCCTAATTTATTTTGATATTTAGGTAAAGAGCCTACAACATCAGCCAAACCTCCGACTTTTGCAATAGGATAACATTCAGCACTAACATGTAATATATTCATAGGTAAGGTTTGATAATCCTTAAAATTACAAAACATTTTTTAAAATACTCTTTAAAATATGTATGTTTTTTATGATTTTTTATAATTATTCATTTTAGCCCTGAATATGAAATCTTTAAAACATTTGCCTAACTTTACACATATAAAACAATTGCTGAATTCGATGAATTTTAAAAAAAGTATCCCTATTTGTTTACTATTGATTTTACTCTTTAAGGTAAGCTGGAGTCAAACTAATATTCCACCATCAATACAAGCAATTGGCAATACGGCCTACTGTCCGTTATCTGAAGTTAATGTGGTAAGCAGTTTTGATATAATAGACCCAGACGACACTTCTATTCAGGCATTTTACATACAAATCTCTGAAGGTTATGTTAATGGGGAAGATCTGTTAAAGCTCAACAATAGTGCTACACATTCTAAAATAACAACACAATGGAGTGCCCTTGAAGGTAAACTAACATTGCAGAGTGCAACTACTCCTGAAATGAATTATACAGATTTAATTGCCGCCGTTAAAGATATCGTATTTAGCAGTAGTTCTGTTACGGTTTCAGGCAATAGGTCATTTTCTTTTACCATCGGTTCAGCAAACTATTTACCATCTACTGACCATTACTACGAATACATATCAAATATTGGTATTACCTGGTCCGATGCCAAAGTCGCTGCTGAAAACAGAACCTATTTTGGTTTAGAGGGTTATTTAGCAACCATAATCTCACCTGACGAGGCTAAATTGGCTGGTGAGCAAGCGAGTGGTGCTGGATGGATTGGCGGTAGCGATGCTGAATCAGAAGGCAATTGGAAATGGGTAACTGGACCAGAAAAAGGCACTTTCTTTTGGTATGGTTTAGCGGTAGGAAATTCACCTACTTTCGCCTTTTGGAACACAAACGAGCCCAACAATTTGGGTGATGAAGACTATGCTCATATCACGGCTCCCGGAGTTGGTATTTTAGGTTCTTGGAACGATTTAAGCAATACTGGTTCCACTTCAGGTGACTTTCAACCGAAAGGATATATTGTAGAATATGGTGGAATGCCAGATGATCCAGAAGTTAATATTTCTACCAGTACTAACATTTATATTCCCGCAGTAACTTCTACAATTCCATCAACAAGATGTGGTCCAGGAGAAATTACTTTAATTGCCAAATCAGATGTTGGCAGTGTGGTTTGGCACGATACTCCAACAGGTGGAACCACTTTATTTACCGGCGAAAATTTTAAGCCAACCATTATAAATACAACTACATATTACGCTTCTGTTGTTGGGGCTGGATGTGGAGAAAGCCCTAGAATTCCTATTATAGCAACAGCTAATGAATTACCTGATATTAAATCTGTTCTAAATTTTAAAAATTGCGATATAGATAATATCAACGATGGTTTCACTAATTTTAATTTAAATGAGGCCACCGAAATTATAACCAAAGGAGATAATGAATTAAGAGTGTCATATCACCTTACCATAGCAGATGCAGAAGCAGAAATTAATGCGGTTAATGCATATCCTTTTAATAATCAAACAGCGACTACTGTTTACGCACGTGTTGAAAAGCCAAATGCATGTTTTTTAATATCCACTATAAACTTAGAGGTTTCCACTACCGCTTTTCCAGATGGCTATGTTTATACTTTAGTAGGTTGCGATAATTTAGATACAAATGATGGTATTACTACATTTGACCTTACCACGGCTTCGAATCAGCTAATTAATCAATTCCCTACAGGTCAGAATTTAAGAGTATCTTACTTTAAAAATCTCATTGATGCTCAATCTGAAGAGAATGAAATTACCGATCAATCTAATTATATTAATTCAAGCCCTTATTCAGAAACACTTTTTGTAAGAGTAGAAAGTGCTGACAACGGTGCCTGTTATGGAATTGGTGCAAATTTGTTATTAACGGTAAATCCTAGTCCAGAATTTGAGATAAATCCTGAAGAGGCCTTATGCTTAAATTTAGGTCCACTCGTTATTCAAACATTTAATGCCGATGGTGACTATGCATATGAATGGCTTAATGACAAAAATGAAGTCATTAGCACTGAACCTACTGCGACAGTAAATTCTAAAGGAGTTTACACTGTAACGGCAACCTCAAATGAAAACTGCACCTCAACTCCAAAAACAATTATAGTAAAAGAATCTGATGTAGCTAGTATTACCTTAAATGATATTCAAATCAAAGATGATTCTGATAATAATACAATTACGATAAATACAGATAATTTAGGTATTGGGGATTATGAATTTGCTCTAGATGATGAAGATGACTTCTATCAAACAGAATCATTATTTGAAAATGTTGCAGCTGGAATTCACACCTTATATATAAGAGAACAAAATAATTGTGGAACGATCAGCATTGACATTTCGGTTATTGGATTTCCTAAATTTTTTACACCCAATAATGACGGATTCAATGATACATGGAGTATAAAAGGTATACGTGAAGATACTTTTGAAATGTCTAGTATTTATATCTACGATCGGTTTGGAAAAATGCTGGCTAAAACCGATGTAAATGATTTAGGTTGGGATGGTACTTACAAAGGCAAACTAATGCCTGCTAGTGATTATTGGTTTAAAGTACAATTGACAGATAAAAACGGAGCTGTTAGAAACAGAAAAGGGCATTTTAGTTTAGTGAGGAGGTAGATTGTAACTTCTTTTCAAGTAAATCTTTAAATAACCCTATCCATTGATCAATTTGAACTAAGTATATCTTTTACCCTTTTCTTTAAAACAGGTAAAACGTCTTTCTCAAACCAAGGATTTTTAGTCAACCAAAAACGATTTCTAGGCGATGGATGTGGTAGTACAAAATAGTTGGGCAAATAGTCCTGATAGTTTTTTACCGTTTCTGTCAGTGTTTTTTTAGCTTCTTTTTTCAAATAATATTTTTGAGCATACATTCCAATTAATATAATCAGCTCTACATTGGGTATTTTATCCAAAAGCTGTTGATGCCATAAAGGTGCACATTCGGGTCTCGGAGGCAAATCGCCTGATTTCCCTTTACCAGGGTAACAAAACCCCATGGGTACAATTGCTATTTTCTTTTCATTATAAAATGTTTCATCCGTAATGTCTAACCATTTTCGTAATTGTTTTCCACTTGAGTCATCCCATGGAATTCCTGTTTTATGAACTTTTGTCCCTGGAGCCTGACCAATAATTACAATCTTTGATTCACAACTCGCTGCTAAAACAGGTCTTGGACCTAAAGGCAAATGCGAGATGCACACTTCGCACTTTCTGATATTTTTTAATAATTCTTGCATGCTTATTTACGAGTCCAATTATATAATTTAAAGGTACATTATTTATTATAAAATGAAGTTTTCAAAATCGCTTCTTTAGAACTAAAGAATCTTTTCTAAAAAGTCACTAAAAACAACAACTTATTACAAGAAAATAACTATCTTGGTTAACCATATTTTTCTTACCTAAAACCAACCTATATGCAAGAATTTTTTGACGGAATGTCAACTTTTGAACAAACCTATTGGATCATTGCTCTAATCGGTTCTGCAATCTTTATTGTTATTTTGATTATGACCTTTTTAGGTGGTGACATGGATAGTGATATGGTAGCAGACGGTACTGATTTTGAAGCTGATGATGGCGGTGTTGGATTTCAATTTTTTACATTCAAAAACTTAATCGCCTTTTTTACTATTTTTGGTTGGACAGGCGTAGTTTGCACGGGCTATGATCTATCAGACGGCGTAATCTTAACCATTTCCGTAATCGCTGGTCTCTTAATGATGGTGGCCACTTCTTCGCTTTTCTATTTTATGAATCGTCTTACGGAAGATGGTACTTTAAAAATCAAAAATGCTATTGGAACTGTTGGTGAGGTTTATTTACCGATTGGAGCCAACCGAACCAAAACTGGTAAGGTTCAAATTAGTGTGCAAGGTTCATTGCGAGAACTAGAAGCCCTTACCGATGAAAATATTGACTTAGCAACGGGTACGGTTGTAAAAGTAATTGAAATAGTGAGTGCCGAATTATTATTAGTAGAAACCCTATCAAAAAACAAATAACACATGAAATGAGCATGTTAACAGCATTATCATTTAGGGGAATGATTATTTGCGAACAGCATGTGACTTTTAAAAAACAAAAAAATTAAACCTATGAATTTATTATTTGCTCAAGCTGAAGCATTCAGCGGAATTTATTTAATTGCTGCTGTCATATTAATCTTATTTATTTTCCTATTTTCTATGATGCGAAGGTACAAACGTTGTCCTTCTGATAGAATTTTGGTTGTTTACGGTAAAACCGGAGGCGGACAATCTGCCAAATGTATCCATGGTGGTGCGGCATTTATATGGCCAATTATTCAGGATTATGAGTTTTTAGACTTAACCCCAATGTCTATTGAGGTTAATTTGACTAACGCCTTAAGTAAGCAAAACATCCGTGTAAACGTACCTTCACGTTTTACCATTGGTATCTCTACCGAGCCTAGTGTAATGCAAAATGCTGCAGAAAGATTATTGGGACTAACGTTAGAAGCTGTTAAAGAATTAGCTCAAGAAATTATTTTTGGTCAATTGCGTATGGTAGTTGCATCTATGGATATTGAAGAAATTAATTCTGACCGTGATTCATTTTTATCACATATTACTCATGGTGTTGAAGCGGAATTGAAAAAAGTAGGTTTAAAATTAATAAACGTTAATATTACTGATATTCACGATGAGTCTGGATATATTGAAGCTTTAGGTAAGGAAGCCGCTGCAAAAGCAATTAACGATGCTAAAATATCGGTATCTCAAAAAGTTAGAGATGGTTCTATTGGTGAGGCTCAAGCGGTACAAGATCAACGTATTCAGGTAGCGGCAGCCAATGCCCATGCGGTAGAAGGTGAAAATACTGCCAAAATTCAGATAGCAAATTCAGATGCTGCCAGAAGATCTAGAGAAGCTGAAGCAGAAAGAATTGCCAATGCCTCTGAAAAAGTACAAGCTGCAAAAGCATTAGAAGAAGCTTATGCTGCTGAAAAAATTGCTGAAGAAGCTAGGGCAACACGTAAAGAAGCTGAACAAGGTGCAGATATTATTGTTCCTGCAAGAATCGACAAGCAAAAAATTGAAATTGATGCGGAAGCACAAGCGGAACAAATTAGAAGAATTGCAAAAGGTGAAGCGGATGCGATTTTTATGAAAAAAGAAGCTGAAGCAAAAGGTCTCTATGAAATTTTAACAAAACAGGCTGCTGGTTTAGATCAAATTGTAAAAGCTGCGGGTAATAATTCAAAAGATGCAGTATTACTATTAGTAGCTGATAAATTACCTGAATTGGTTAAAACACAAGCTGAAGCCATTAAAAACATTAAGATTGATAAAGTTACCGTTTGGGAAAATGGTGGAGGAAAAGATGGAAAAACATCTACTTCTAACTTTATTTCAGGAATGTATAAAGCAGTTCCTCCTTTACAAGAAATGTTTAACATGGCAGGTATGCAATTGCCAAACTATTTAAAAGGTGAAGATATTGAAGATGCATTAGAAGCTAAATCATCAGAAAAGACGAGTGCTAAAGCTAAAGATGTAAAATCAAAAGACGATTCTGCAGAATCATAAACTGTCTAAATTTATAGTTAAAAAACCACGTCAATTGACGTGGTTTTTTATTTTATAATAATTTATGAGCGATAAACGCACCTAAATATAGAAAGTAACCGACATTTTCTTGTTTTGACTTTTCGATCTTACCGTTTAGAACTTTTTTTGCATCTTATTTTTTTCCTTCCACAACCACTACAAACTCACCTTTGGGTGGTTTATTTTCAAAATGTGCAAGTACTTCCTTTACCGTTCCTCTTACTGTTTCTTCATACAATTTAGTCAACTCACGGGAAACTGAAATTTTTCTATCGGCACCAAAATGTTCTGCAAACTGTGTTAAGGTTTTTAGCAATTTATGAGGAGACTCATAAAAAATGATAGTCCTTGGTTCTTCTGCCAAAAGTCCCATTCTTGTTTGTCTTCCTTTTTTAATGGGTAAAAAACCTTCAAAAACGAATTTATCATTAGGCAAGCCACTATTTACCAAAGCTGGTACAAAGGCCGTAGCTCCTGGCAAACACTCTACTTCAATATCATTTTCAATACAAGCTCGAGTTAATAGAAATCCCGGATCTGAAATTGCCGGCGTTCCTGCATCAGAAATTAAAGCAATAGATTCGCCAGATTTTAATCGCTCCACAAGACGTGTTACCATTTTATGCTCATTGTGCATATGATGGCTTTGCATTTGCGTACCAATTTCAAAATGTTTTAATAATTTACCCGAAGTTCGGGTGTCTTCTGCTAAAATAGTATCTACTTCTTTCAACACTCTAACAGCTCTGAAAGTCATATCTTCTAAGTTTCCTATTGGAGTAGGAACAATATATAGTTTTGAAATCACCTTAAATATTTAAGCTGCAATTTAACAAAGTTTATGCAAATTACTGACTTATTATATTTATTGGAATTTGTATTTTTACCACATGGAAGATTTTACACTTTATTTAAAATTAGGTTTATACCATGTTTTAGATTGGCAAGCCTACGACCATATATTATTTTTAATAGCCTTAGCAGTTATTTACAATTTCACCAATTGGAAAAAAGTGCTTTGGTTAATAACCCTATTTACCATTGGCCACACCATAACCTTATCACTTGCAGCTTATAACATTATAAGCATAAATATTGAAATAGTTGAATTTTTAATACCTGTTACCATATTTATTACTGCTTTGGTAAATATAGTTACTCTAAAAAAGAGCAAACAAAAAAGTTCAAATATCAATTTAATATTTGCCTTTTTCTTTGGTTTAATCCATGGCTTAGGGTTTTCAAATTATTTTAAAATGTTAATGGACGATACCGAATCTAAATTATTACCCTTATTAGAATTTGCACTTGGTATTGAAATTGCTCAAGTAATTATAGTATTGGGTATTTTAATTTTAGGTTATATTGCTCAGAACTTTTTTAGAGTTTCAAAGAGAGATTGGGTGTTAGTACTCTCTTCAATAGTAATTGGTGTGGTTATCCCGATGCTAACAGAACGCATATTTTGGTAAAAATTTAACAAAAAACCCATAATTTTATCGGTACTTTGCCGACTAAAATTTCGTTGAACCTAGTATGACAGTAGAAAAACAACTCAAATATGATCTTGCCTATTTAAAAATGGCAAAAGAATGGGCAAAGTTATCCTATTGTAAACGCCGTCAAGTAGGAGCTTTAATTGTAAAAGGTAAAATGATTATTTCTGACGGTTATAATGGCACTCCAACTGGTTTTGAAAATATTTGTGAAGATGATGAAAATTATACCAAATGGTATGTACTTCATGCGGAAGCTAATGCAATTTTGAAAGTTGCTTCATCAACACAAAGCTGTAAGGGAGCTACACTTTATATTACTATGTCACCATGTAAAGAATGTAGTAAACTCATTCATCAATCAGGTATAAAAAGAGTGGTTTACGCTCAAGCCTATAAAGATAATTCTGGATTAAAATTTTTAGAAAAAGCAGGTATTGAACTTGTTTATTTAAACGAATAAAAGACCAAAAACATATTACTCGTTGCATTCTTAAATGTAAATGACTAAACTTAAAAGACTTGAAACTATTTTAAAAGTATGAAAAATAGCAAAATATATTATCCATTATTTTTAGCCTTGGCTGTAGCCCTAGGTATTTTTATTGGCAGTATGTTAAATTACCCTCAAAATAGCTCAGGTTTTCTATTCAATTCAAGTTCTCAAGAAGCAAAAATTAAAAGGTTAATAAACTACATTCAATATGACTATGTTGATAAAGTAGATACCGATAGTCTTTTAGATGGAACCATTAGAAACATCTTAGATAAATTAGATCCGCATTCTGTATATATCCCTGCAAGTGAACATGATGCTATTGCCGAAACTATGAATGGTGAATTTGTAGGTGTAGGTATTCGCTTTTTTATGAGAAATGATTCTTTAACCGTGAGCAATGTTGTAAAAGATGGGCCAAGTGATAGAGCAGGAATTGAAGCTGGTGATAGAATTTTAATCGCTGACAATGACACTTTATACGGTAAGCTTTTAGAAAGTGATTACATTATAAAAAAATTGAAAGGCGAAGCAAATACAAAAGTTAAAATTAAAGTGTACAGAAAGTACAAAGACACTTTATTAAATTTTACATTGAAAAGAGGTACTATTCCTTTAGAGAGTATTCCTAGTTATTATATGCTAACTGATACACTCGGTTATATTAAAATTGACAAATTTGCAAATACTACTTATGATGAATTTAAAACTGCAATGAATACGTTGCAGAAAAAAAACATGAAAAGGTTAGTATTAGATCTAAGAGGAAACCCTGGTGGCTATTTGACAATTGCAACACAAATTATTGATGAATTTTTAGGAAAAGATAAGCTCATTGTTTTTACAAAAAATAAAGGAGGTCAAATCGATAAAAGTTTTGCTACGGCAAAAGGTGATTTTGAAAATGGTCAAGTGTATGTTCTCATTGATGAATCTTCTGCATCTGCAAGTGAAATAGTTGCTGGAGCCTTACAGGATAATGACAAAGGCGTAATTGTTGGTCGTCGTTCTTTTGGTAAAGGTTTAGTGCAACAAGAAATGGAATTAGGGGATGGTTCTGCGGTTAGATTAACGGTTTCGCGTTATTATACACCAACAGGCCGATCTATTCAAAAACCCTATAACAGTGAAAGTGGTGCTAGTTATTATAATGACCGATTAGAAAGATATAATAATGGCGAATTGACGAATGGTGATAGTATTAAAGTTGTTGATTCTTTAAAGTTTATTACTCCCAAAGGTAAAAGTGTTTATGGTGGTGGTGGTATTGTACCTGACGTTTTTGTGAGTATAGATACTACAGCCTATTTTGGAAGATTTCATTTTAGAGCCATTCAAGATTTTGTTTTTGAATATTTAGATAATCATCGTGAAGCTACAAAAGATTGGGAGGTAACCAATTTTAAACAAAATTTTGATAGTGATAGCGAAATTTTAAAAGAATACCTTTCCTTATTTGATGATCAAAGTAAATTAGCCGCTGAAAGTATTCCTTATATTAAATTATATTTAAAAGCTCTTTTTGCTCGTAGCCTCTACGATGAAAATGTATTTTATCAGGTAATGAATGAAAATGATGAAATGCTAAAAAAAGTAAAGGAATTGGAAATGAATATCGATTATATTAAGCCATAGTAGCATAATAATTAAACCTTATCATGCACTTTGGTATGTTCACCACCGTTCCATTGCGTTAAAATATCAGTTGCAACTGAGGCTCCACTGCCACAGGCAATAGCAAATTGACTTCGCCATCCCGCCAACGTACCAGCAACATAAATACCATCAACAACTAGGTGATCATCATTTTTAAGCTGAATGCGATTTTTTTCAGGTTTGGCTTTTTTATGAGGCTCTACAAATTGTTCTAATCCTTTTATAAAAAAAGTATTGGTATAACCTACAGCAATAACAATTTCTTTAGCCTGAAATACAGACTTATTGGTAATCACTTCAAAACCATTCGGTAACCGCTGTACCTCTATTACCTTTTCATCATCAATTTGACTAATGTTTGGATATAATTTAGAAAGTTGATTTTTACCATTTTCTAGAATGCTTTCACCTGTTGTACCGGGATCCAATCCCAAAACATTATTAAACAAGGCATCTTGCAAGTGTGATGCCTTTTGATGCATTATAATTCCAACTTTTTTATCCTTTGCAAAGGCCTTGTCTTTTGCTGAACCTAAAATCAATGCACAAGACATACCTGCAGCACCACCTCCAACAATAAGCACATCAAATGTTTTCATTCTGTTATTCGTTAAGTTATTTTTTCAAACCACAAAATTACATCAAAAACCCTTACTTACAGTATTGGGTTGAAGTCAGCATTTTATTGGATAAATAATCCCTGAATATTGGCTGCAAATAACTTTACAGCAATTGCCAATAGAATTACGCCAAAAACTTTTCTAATTACATCAATTCCCCCTTTACCTAATAAACCTTCAATTTTTTTAGAAAGCTTTAGTACTATATAAACAAAAATAGTATTGATTATAATTGCTATTACAATACTAATGGTTTGATATTCTGAACTCAAAGAAAGTATCGTTGTCATTGTACCTGCACCTGCAATTAAAGGAAATGCCAAGGGTACAACACTAGCAGTTTCAGGAGCGTCATGTTTATACAATTCAATACCTAATACCATCTCGAGAGCTAAAAAGAAGATAACAAATGCACCTGCTACCGCAAATGAATTTACATCAACACCAATTAACTTTAAAATTTCTTCTCCAACAAATAGAAAAGCGATCATTATAACTACTGCCACAAGCGATGCTTTTTCAGACTGTATATGACCTACCTTTTGACGCAAATCTATAATAATTGGGATACTCCCAATAATATCTATAACAGCAAATAACACCATAGTTGCTGTTAATATTTCTTTATAATCTAACTGCATATTCTCTATTCTTAAATTTTCGGCAAAAGTATATATATAAAAGGATTAAACTAGCAAAATAGAAATAATATTTTTATGCATAATTATATGTACTTTTGCTCCAATAATTTTAAAAAAAACCGATGTTTCAATTAGGTAAAACTATAGTTTCAGAAGAAATTATTGAAAATGATTTTGTCTGTAACCTTTCCGCATGTAAAGGTGCTTGTTGTGTTGATGGAGAAGCAGGAGCACCATTAGAAGAAGAAGAGTTAAAAATATTAATGGATATTTACCCAAAAGTAAAACCATACTTAACTAAAGAAGGTATTGAGGCAATTGAAGACCAAGGGTTATTTATTACTTCTGAGGGCGAATATGAAACACCATTAATTCCTAGTGATGATAGCTGCGTGTACATCAATTATGATGAAAAAGGCATTGCACAATGTGGTATAGAAGAGGCCTATAACCAAGGAGATATTGCTTGGAAAAAACCAATTTCTTGCCATTTATATCCCGTTAGAGTAAAAGATTATTCAGAATTTGCTGCGGTAAATTATCATAAATGGGAAATTTGTGATGATGCTTGTTCCTTAGGTAAAGAATTACAAGTGCCTGTTTATAAATTTGTTAAACAAGCATTAATCCGAAAGTTTGGTGAAGAT
The nucleotide sequence above comes from Aureibaculum algae. Encoded proteins:
- a CDS encoding glycogen synthase gives rise to the protein MNILHVSAECYPIAKVGGLADVVGSLPKYQNKLGVTSEVVMPFYDNAFTKSNKFKTISSSKVRLGVFDLDVNILMLENNDLGFDLFLVDIPTLLFKDYVYSPNDTERFLAFQIAVLDWVLQKEKRPNVVHCHDHHTGLIPFMMDQCYKYSELKTVATITTIHNAQYQGWFSHDKVYMIPEFDFTQVGLIDWNHQINPLAAAIKCAWKVTTVSPSYMEELKSNANGLESLLSHESAKCVGILNGIDTQVWNTETDNYIIKNYTQKTLDTGRKANKEWLCKEFGLDPKKPLFSFIGRLVGEKGADLFPQIFDAALHHLDISILLLGSGQKDIEGALEMLTYKYKGDYSTYIGYDERLAHIIYAGADFLLMPSRVEPCGLNQMYALRYGTIPVVNSVGGLKDTVIDVEGGGFGFVHHQLNTETVVETMQRATELYDDQKEFNKIRNLIMQIDHSWDSSAKAYINLYKSLKK
- a CDS encoding T9SS type B sorting domain-containing protein, which codes for MNFKKSIPICLLLILLFKVSWSQTNIPPSIQAIGNTAYCPLSEVNVVSSFDIIDPDDTSIQAFYIQISEGYVNGEDLLKLNNSATHSKITTQWSALEGKLTLQSATTPEMNYTDLIAAVKDIVFSSSSVTVSGNRSFSFTIGSANYLPSTDHYYEYISNIGITWSDAKVAAENRTYFGLEGYLATIISPDEAKLAGEQASGAGWIGGSDAESEGNWKWVTGPEKGTFFWYGLAVGNSPTFAFWNTNEPNNLGDEDYAHITAPGVGILGSWNDLSNTGSTSGDFQPKGYIVEYGGMPDDPEVNISTSTNIYIPAVTSTIPSTRCGPGEITLIAKSDVGSVVWHDTPTGGTTLFTGENFKPTIINTTTYYASVVGAGCGESPRIPIIATANELPDIKSVLNFKNCDIDNINDGFTNFNLNEATEIITKGDNELRVSYHLTIADAEAEINAVNAYPFNNQTATTVYARVEKPNACFLISTINLEVSTTAFPDGYVYTLVGCDNLDTNDGITTFDLTTASNQLINQFPTGQNLRVSYFKNLIDAQSEENEITDQSNYINSSPYSETLFVRVESADNGACYGIGANLLLTVNPSPEFEINPEEALCLNLGPLVIQTFNADGDYAYEWLNDKNEVISTEPTATVNSKGVYTVTATSNENCTSTPKTIIVKESDVASITLNDIQIKDDSDNNTITINTDNLGIGDYEFALDDEDDFYQTESLFENVAAGIHTLYIREQNNCGTISIDISVIGFPKFFTPNNDGFNDTWSIKGIREDTFEMSSIYIYDRFGKMLAKTDVNDLGWDGTYKGKLMPASDYWFKVQLTDKNGAVRNRKGHFSLVRR
- a CDS encoding uracil-DNA glycosylase family protein translates to MQELLKNIRKCEVCISHLPLGPRPVLAASCESKIVIIGQAPGTKVHKTGIPWDDSSGKQLRKWLDITDETFYNEKKIAIVPMGFCYPGKGKSGDLPPRPECAPLWHQQLLDKIPNVELIILIGMYAQKYYLKKEAKKTLTETVKNYQDYLPNYFVLPHPSPRNRFWLTKNPWFEKDVLPVLKKRVKDILSSN
- a CDS encoding flotillin family protein, with translation MNLLFAQAEAFSGIYLIAAVILILFIFLFSMMRRYKRCPSDRILVVYGKTGGGQSAKCIHGGAAFIWPIIQDYEFLDLTPMSIEVNLTNALSKQNIRVNVPSRFTIGISTEPSVMQNAAERLLGLTLEAVKELAQEIIFGQLRMVVASMDIEEINSDRDSFLSHITHGVEAELKKVGLKLINVNITDIHDESGYIEALGKEAAAKAINDAKISVSQKVRDGSIGEAQAVQDQRIQVAAANAHAVEGENTAKIQIANSDAARRSREAEAERIANASEKVQAAKALEEAYAAEKIAEEARATRKEAEQGADIIVPARIDKQKIEIDAEAQAEQIRRIAKGEADAIFMKKEAEAKGLYEILTKQAAGLDQIVKAAGNNSKDAVLLLVADKLPELVKTQAEAIKNIKIDKVTVWENGGGKDGKTSTSNFISGMYKAVPPLQEMFNMAGMQLPNYLKGEDIEDALEAKSSEKTSAKAKDVKSKDDSAES
- the rsmI gene encoding 16S rRNA (cytidine(1402)-2'-O)-methyltransferase, producing the protein MSKLYIVPTPIGNLEDMTFRAVRVLKEVDTILAEDTRTSGKLLKHFEIGTQMQSHHMHNEHKMVTRLVERLKSGESIALISDAGTPAISDPGFLLTRACIENDIEVECLPGATAFVPALVNSGLPNDKFVFEGFLPIKKGRQTRMGLLAEEPRTIIFYESPHKLLKTLTQFAEHFGADRKISVSRELTKLYEETVRGTVKEVLAHFENKPPKGEFVVVVEGKK
- a CDS encoding HupE/UreJ family protein, producing MEDFTLYLKLGLYHVLDWQAYDHILFLIALAVIYNFTNWKKVLWLITLFTIGHTITLSLAAYNIISINIEIVEFLIPVTIFITALVNIVTLKKSKQKSSNINLIFAFFFGLIHGLGFSNYFKMLMDDTESKLLPLLEFALGIEIAQVIIVLGILILGYIAQNFFRVSKRDWVLVLSSIVIGVVIPMLTERIFW
- a CDS encoding deoxycytidylate deaminase, which gives rise to MTVEKQLKYDLAYLKMAKEWAKLSYCKRRQVGALIVKGKMIISDGYNGTPTGFENICEDDENYTKWYVLHAEANAILKVASSTQSCKGATLYITMSPCKECSKLIHQSGIKRVVYAQAYKDNSGLKFLEKAGIELVYLNE